One Sphingomonas sp. BT-65 genomic window carries:
- the traA gene encoding Ti-type conjugative transfer relaxase TraA gives MAIYHFSAKIISRANGSSALASAAYRSASRLYDERLERHHNFSNKAGVVHSEVLLPEGAPERLADRGKLWNTVEVAELRKDAQLAREIEFAIPRELDQAEGVRLAREFVEREFVARGMIADLNVHWDVGADGEAKPHAHVMLTLRDVDEEGFGKKNRDWNRTDLLEEWRERWAEHVNARLAELDIDARIDHRSLEAQGIDLDPQNKIGPAAARMGRQGLASERLEEHHAIARANGKKLLANPAPAIDAITRTQATFTTRDLAMFVHRHSEGKDQFDRVIAAVRASPELIALGRDGRGQDRFTSRDMIETEKRLERATVRLEAVRRHGVDEQHRKLALVRAEMRGLVLSSEQRSAFDHVTKGQGLGVVIGYAGTGKSAMLGVAREAWESGGYLVRGVALSGIAAENLESGSGIASRTIASMEHQWAEGRELLTNRDVLVIDEAGMIGTRQMERVLTEAEKRGAKVVLVGDPEQLQAIEAGAAFRATAERHGSIEITEIRRQREDWQRDATRYLATERTVEAISAYSRHDRIHVADTREHARADLIDRWDRDRLEAPGASRIILTHTNDEVRELNTSARDRLRANGELGEDVMISTERGQREFAPGDRVMFLRNERSLGVKNGTLGQVQSLTQARMAVLLDDGRSIAFDVKDYANVDHGYAATVHKAQGVTVDRVHVLATPGLDRHAAYVALSRHRDSVDLHYGRDDFADGHALTRTLSRERGKDMASDYLATEPAQERRAPHDRFAGLKLRVTPDAPELSPFERAVVRVARSVADIVRVRTEGYAELSHQRAALDKAVAEMEALRPGVKRDLQNVFNADRTTIDEAASGRPQRTIRAMMLEAEVRADPARRADQFVARWSKLQKQSDRAYAVGDMAGRKAIQSEMAGMAKSLERDPQMESILAGRKAQLGITIDTGRRLGAELAFNHGIDFGRGRGLGR, from the coding sequence ATGGCGATCTACCATTTCTCCGCCAAGATCATCTCCCGTGCCAATGGATCATCGGCACTGGCGTCCGCCGCCTATCGCTCGGCATCGCGGCTCTATGACGAGCGGCTTGAACGGCATCACAACTTCTCGAACAAGGCAGGCGTCGTCCATTCCGAAGTGCTGCTGCCAGAAGGCGCGCCCGAGCGTCTCGCTGATCGGGGAAAACTCTGGAACACTGTCGAGGTGGCCGAGCTGCGCAAGGACGCGCAGCTTGCACGTGAGATCGAGTTCGCGATTCCGCGCGAACTGGACCAGGCCGAGGGCGTTCGGCTGGCTCGCGAGTTTGTCGAGCGCGAGTTCGTGGCGCGAGGCATGATCGCCGATCTCAACGTGCACTGGGATGTCGGCGCCGATGGCGAGGCCAAGCCGCACGCGCATGTGATGCTGACCCTTCGCGATGTCGATGAGGAAGGATTTGGCAAGAAGAACCGCGACTGGAATCGCACCGATCTTCTGGAGGAATGGCGCGAGCGCTGGGCAGAGCACGTCAATGCACGCCTGGCCGAACTGGATATCGATGCGCGTATCGATCATCGGTCCCTGGAAGCGCAAGGCATCGACCTCGATCCGCAGAACAAGATCGGCCCGGCGGCCGCCCGAATGGGGCGTCAAGGGCTCGCTTCGGAGCGGCTTGAAGAACATCACGCGATCGCGCGCGCCAATGGCAAGAAGCTGCTCGCGAATCCGGCGCCCGCAATCGACGCGATCACCCGCACCCAGGCGACCTTCACGACCCGCGATCTGGCGATGTTCGTACACCGCCACAGCGAAGGGAAGGACCAATTCGACCGCGTGATTGCGGCGGTGCGTGCATCACCGGAACTGATCGCGCTTGGCAGGGACGGACGCGGCCAGGATCGCTTCACCAGCCGCGACATGATCGAGACCGAGAAACGGCTCGAGCGTGCTACCGTCCGGCTGGAAGCGGTCCGCCGTCACGGCGTGGACGAGCAGCACCGCAAGCTCGCGCTCGTGCGTGCAGAGATGCGCGGGCTGGTGTTGTCGAGCGAGCAGCGCAGCGCCTTCGACCATGTCACCAAAGGCCAGGGGCTTGGCGTGGTCATCGGCTATGCCGGAACCGGCAAGTCGGCGATGCTCGGCGTCGCGCGCGAGGCCTGGGAGAGCGGAGGCTATTTGGTCCGCGGTGTAGCGCTATCCGGCATTGCCGCCGAGAATCTGGAGAGTGGCTCGGGCATCGCTTCACGCACCATCGCCAGCATGGAGCATCAATGGGCGGAAGGCCGCGAGTTGCTCACCAACCGCGATGTGCTGGTGATAGACGAAGCCGGCATGATCGGCACGCGCCAGATGGAACGCGTGCTTACCGAAGCCGAAAAGCGCGGCGCCAAGGTGGTGCTGGTCGGCGATCCGGAACAGCTCCAGGCGATCGAGGCCGGCGCTGCGTTCCGTGCGACCGCCGAGCGGCATGGCAGTATCGAGATCACCGAGATCCGCCGCCAGCGCGAGGATTGGCAGCGTGACGCCACGCGCTACCTCGCGACGGAGCGAACAGTGGAAGCGATCAGCGCCTATAGTCGGCACGATCGCATCCATGTTGCCGATACGCGTGAGCATGCACGCGCCGACCTGATCGACCGATGGGATCGGGATCGTTTGGAGGCGCCCGGCGCCTCGCGGATCATCCTCACGCACACTAATGACGAGGTGCGCGAGCTGAATACCTCCGCACGCGACAGGCTGCGCGCCAACGGCGAGCTCGGCGAGGATGTGATGATCTCGACCGAGCGGGGACAGCGTGAATTCGCGCCCGGAGACCGGGTGATGTTCCTGCGCAATGAGCGCAGCCTTGGCGTGAAGAACGGGACGCTTGGGCAAGTGCAGTCTCTCACTCAGGCGCGCATGGCGGTGCTGCTCGACGACGGGCGCTCGATCGCGTTCGATGTCAAGGATTACGCGAACGTTGATCACGGGTACGCCGCGACGGTGCACAAGGCGCAAGGTGTGACAGTCGATCGCGTCCATGTGCTGGCGACGCCAGGGCTCGATCGTCATGCCGCTTACGTAGCGTTGTCACGCCACCGCGACAGCGTCGATCTCCACTATGGTCGCGACGATTTTGCCGACGGACATGCGTTGACCCGGACACTGTCGCGCGAGCGCGGCAAGGACATGGCATCGGACTATCTGGCCACCGAGCCGGCGCAGGAGCGGCGGGCACCACACGACCGGTTCGCGGGGTTGAAGCTGCGCGTGACACCCGATGCTCCGGAGTTGAGCCCATTCGAGCGGGCGGTGGTGCGCGTTGCACGCTCGGTCGCCGACATCGTACGCGTGCGGACGGAAGGATATGCGGAGCTGTCGCACCAGCGTGCCGCGCTCGATAAGGCGGTCGCTGAAATGGAGGCGTTACGCCCCGGTGTTAAGCGCGACCTGCAGAACGTGTTCAACGCCGATCGCACGACGATCGATGAGGCTGCGAGCGGGCGGCCACAACGGACGATCCGGGCTATGATGTTGGAGGCGGAGGTGCGGGCCGATCCAGCCAGGCGCGCCGACCAGTTCGTTGCGCGCTGGAGCAAGCTGCAGAAGCAGTCTGACCGCGCCTATGCGGTGGGCGACATGGCGGGCCGCAAAGCCATCCAAAGCGAGATGGCGGGAATGGCGAAGAGCCTCGAACGAGACCCGCAGATGGAATCGATCCTCGCAGGCCGCAAGGCGCAGCTCGGGATCACGATTGACACCGGTCGCAGGCTTGGAGCGGAACTGGCGTTCAATCACGGAATCGACTTCGGGCGAGGACGTGGGCTTGGGCGCTGA
- a CDS encoding conjugal transfer protein TraD: protein MRKPRDFDSELKTLADKAKQLKERQVRQFGELVVATGADALDADQLAGALLEAVATKDDATKEGWRERGAAFFRPARRSAARGPQSRARSAPPDASGSLPFGRTDRAS from the coding sequence ATGCGCAAGCCCCGCGACTTCGATTCGGAACTGAAGACACTCGCTGACAAGGCAAAGCAACTCAAGGAACGCCAGGTCCGCCAGTTCGGCGAACTGGTCGTCGCCACCGGCGCTGATGCGCTGGACGCCGATCAGCTCGCTGGCGCACTGCTTGAGGCCGTTGCCACCAAGGACGACGCGACGAAGGAGGGGTGGCGCGAGCGTGGTGCGGCCTTCTTTCGCCCGGCGCGGCGGAGCGCTGCGCGCGGCCCTCAAAGCCGGGCGCGCAGCGCTCCGCCGGACGCAAGCGGCTCACTACCGTTTGGCCGCACGGATCGCGCGTCATGA
- a CDS encoding conjugal transfer protein TraD — protein MKRRERTRQLIELGGLVVKAGLVELTGDDRATLYGAFISVAAKLRSEEREQALALWHRRGKRAFASDAEGDAVNDCRPVHDTDG, from the coding sequence GTGAAGCGCCGCGAGCGCACGCGCCAGTTGATCGAACTCGGCGGCCTCGTCGTGAAGGCCGGTTTGGTCGAGCTGACCGGCGACGATCGCGCCACGCTCTATGGCGCGTTCATCTCGGTCGCGGCCAAGTTGCGAAGCGAGGAGCGTGAGCAAGCGCTGGCGCTATGGCATCGACGCGGCAAGCGGGCATTCGCTTCCGATGCTGAAGGCGATGCGGTCAACGATTGTCGTCCAGTGCACGACACAGATGGATGA
- a CDS encoding sigma factor-like helix-turn-helix DNA-binding protein, whose protein sequence is MRLSALQIRARIAYWRSIDRSGLDRERRDIQPARLERLRAAFASMPAPTRDIFAMHRFDDLPYDRIAVRLGIEVDEVEAHIAAALIHLCRALDDNR, encoded by the coding sequence ATGCGACTCTCTGCCCTGCAGATTCGCGCACGGATCGCGTATTGGCGAAGCATCGACCGCAGTGGCCTCGACAGGGAGCGCCGGGATATTCAACCGGCACGCTTGGAGCGCCTGCGGGCAGCGTTCGCGAGCATGCCGGCACCGACCCGCGACATCTTCGCGATGCACCGATTCGACGATCTTCCATATGATCGCATCGCGGTTCGTCTCGGGATCGAAGTCGATGAGGTCGAGGCGCATATCGCCGCTGCCCTCATCCATCTGTGTCGTGCACTGGACGACAATCGTTGA
- a CDS encoding I78 family peptidase inhibitor yields MKMMVSTLIGAAAIAGACTTNTQESRATHVCRPEAASMLVGQAAPEDAQVRKVTGAELIRRIAPGDAVTHDFRENRVTIAVEPAGKVVQALCG; encoded by the coding sequence ATGAAAATGATGGTTTCCACGCTCATTGGTGCCGCCGCAATCGCCGGGGCATGCACGACGAACACTCAGGAGAGCCGGGCCACGCATGTGTGCCGCCCCGAGGCGGCGTCGATGCTGGTCGGGCAGGCCGCACCCGAAGACGCTCAGGTCAGGAAGGTTACGGGCGCGGAGCTGATCCGGCGGATCGCACCCGGCGACGCGGTCACGCACGATTTCCGAGAAAATCGCGTCACGATCGCCGTCGAACCCGCGGGCAAGGTAGTGCAAGCGCTTTGCGGGTGA
- a CDS encoding PepSY domain-containing protein — MRKPIWPKVPSEFVRAVLKGHSSLGLAFAALIYLVCLTGTIAVFSHEFERWENPSAPRLETASPEAVQAGYTAALDATGKGVEHVFITMPDADLPRLTVTTDVGGHYRSWAADERGTIVEASSPWTEFLTRLHINLHLPRTIGIFLVGLIGVALLSSLISGLLAHPRIFRDAFHLRLGGSRRLQEADLHNRLGIWALPFHITVSLTGALLGLTTIIVGALGFAMFQGDVNKVYALFVPPHPVDNPAPAPPLDLRPMFAQVAKLTDGRVAYVFMEHPTEMGGAALFNVEDGSNRLSHTDAYTFDRNAKLYFSKKAEANNVGEQILGSLGVLHFGWFGGSVVKIAYGLLGLGLTYLAASGVTIWLARRRDKGRSAPGWERVWTAVVWGQPVALVAAAGVTLVGIGVSMSLALAIWGGVTVAALVAAALLPAAPLSRLGKIATVGLLIALALAHMVLRGGEDPIAWTVNAVLIGLGLVLLWFARSAGRAAAV; from the coding sequence ATGCGCAAGCCGATCTGGCCGAAGGTCCCGTCCGAGTTCGTCCGCGCCGTGCTCAAGGGGCATAGCTCGCTGGGCCTCGCCTTCGCGGCGCTCATCTATCTCGTCTGCCTCACGGGCACGATCGCGGTATTCTCGCACGAATTCGAGCGCTGGGAGAATCCATCCGCGCCGCGGCTGGAGACGGCATCGCCTGAAGCCGTGCAGGCTGGCTATACGGCTGCGCTCGATGCCACCGGCAAGGGCGTCGAGCATGTCTTTATCACCATGCCGGACGCGGATCTTCCCCGGCTGACGGTGACCACCGATGTCGGAGGCCACTACCGAAGCTGGGCGGCGGACGAGCGCGGGACGATCGTCGAGGCATCATCGCCCTGGACCGAATTCCTCACCCGGCTGCACATTAACCTGCATCTGCCGCGTACGATCGGCATCTTTCTCGTCGGGCTGATCGGCGTCGCATTGCTCTCATCGCTGATCTCTGGGCTGCTCGCGCATCCGCGCATCTTCCGTGACGCCTTCCACCTCCGGCTCGGCGGCTCGCGACGGCTGCAGGAAGCGGATCTGCACAACCGGCTGGGCATCTGGGCGCTGCCGTTTCACATCACGGTGTCGCTCACCGGTGCGCTGCTCGGCCTAACCACGATCATCGTCGGCGCGCTTGGCTTCGCGATGTTCCAGGGTGACGTCAATAAGGTCTACGCGCTGTTCGTGCCGCCACATCCCGTGGACAATCCCGCGCCCGCGCCGCCGCTCGATTTGAGGCCGATGTTCGCGCAGGTCGCGAAGCTGACCGACGGCCGGGTCGCCTATGTCTTCATGGAGCACCCGACCGAGATGGGCGGCGCCGCGTTGTTCAACGTCGAGGACGGATCGAACCGACTGTCGCACACCGACGCCTATACCTTCGATCGCAACGCCAAACTCTATTTCTCGAAAAAGGCCGAGGCCAACAATGTCGGCGAGCAGATCCTCGGCTCCCTGGGGGTTCTGCATTTCGGCTGGTTCGGCGGCAGCGTCGTCAAGATCGCTTATGGCCTCCTGGGCCTCGGTCTCACGTATCTGGCGGCGAGCGGTGTGACGATCTGGCTCGCCCGGCGGCGCGACAAGGGACGGTCGGCACCGGGCTGGGAGCGCGTGTGGACCGCGGTGGTATGGGGCCAGCCGGTCGCACTGGTCGCGGCAGCCGGCGTGACTTTGGTCGGGATCGGCGTAAGCATGTCGCTGGCGTTGGCGATCTGGGGCGGCGTCACGGTCGCGGCGCTGGTTGCCGCCGCGCTGCTGCCCGCTGCACCGCTGTCGCGCTTGGGCAAGATTGCAACCGTGGGCCTGTTGATAGCCCTTGCGCTTGCACACATGGTGTTGCGGGGCGGCGAGGATCCGATCGCCTGGACAGTCAATGCCGTCCTGATCGGGCTGGGCCTTGTGCTGCTCTGGTTTGCGCGCAGCGCAGGCCGCGCTGCTGCGGTCTGA
- a CDS encoding TonB-dependent receptor, translating into MFRSFLFRSVSVSALALLPVSARAQVADPQAQDEIVVTGEKAERSLQETVSSVAVTTARRIDEENIQTVQEIYQRTANMAETYGASGFTIRGIADRGIAAGGDAPLATVYVDGTALPREILSAAPTDSWDVQQVEIFRGPQSTLQGLNALAGAVVIRTRDPGMDWDIRARASVSEYSTTQFAIAAGGPIVPGELAFRVSADKRDSDGFVRNITRDVPEAPVDTLNIRGKLLWTPSALPGFEARAGYTRFEGDGAYMFAYTETDRPNFWEDRVNASDFPNASSVRADIGNLELSYEIASGLSLTSVSNYSEVAMRRSYDGDDGPESIGYGENPADYQTWSQELRLNYKSGPLSGLLGLFYYNRDQHSRTASRTLVPTPGSTITALLMGNGLDAATAGFVSNLYVTALPAIPVQYSSDFPMQVETWAVFGDGKVALTDRLSLLGGFRYDRETNHVQVTQNAEFAGTFPDPAAFGPVGSPLYLAVTGINMGVQGLVNQASGATPPAKRTFEAFLPKAGIEMQWTDDVSTAFVVQRGYRSGGTTANTARSQAFAYDPEYTWNYELSFRSQWLDGRLTLNANAFYVDWKDQQTSANFGLNLYDYHTVNAGKSHLYGFEIEASHRVNRAFDWYASLGHVRTKFDEFTTDVGTVTDLSGIEFPYTPRWTLSGGANFRFADGFAFNLNTSHRSAVFTDAVKPQDGSRVGARTLVNARLGYTQDKWGVSVFVSNLLDERYMQYDVTAQRGIAVLGAPRVVGAALDLRL; encoded by the coding sequence ATGTTCCGTAGTTTTCTGTTCCGCTCGGTGAGCGTGAGCGCGCTCGCGCTGTTGCCGGTTTCGGCCCGGGCGCAGGTTGCAGATCCGCAGGCACAGGACGAGATCGTCGTCACAGGCGAAAAGGCCGAGCGTTCGCTTCAGGAGACAGTGAGCTCGGTCGCGGTGACCACCGCGCGCCGGATCGACGAAGAGAACATCCAGACCGTTCAGGAGATCTACCAGCGCACCGCCAACATGGCGGAGACCTATGGCGCTTCGGGCTTCACCATCCGCGGCATCGCCGACCGGGGGATCGCCGCGGGCGGCGACGCACCGCTGGCGACGGTCTATGTCGACGGCACCGCGCTTCCCAGGGAAATCCTCTCCGCCGCGCCGACCGACAGCTGGGACGTGCAGCAGGTCGAGATTTTCCGCGGGCCGCAATCGACGCTGCAGGGCCTCAACGCCCTCGCCGGCGCCGTGGTGATCCGCACGCGCGATCCCGGCATGGACTGGGACATCCGCGCTCGCGCCAGCGTGTCCGAATATTCGACGACCCAGTTCGCGATCGCCGCGGGCGGGCCGATCGTGCCGGGCGAACTCGCCTTCCGCGTCTCCGCCGACAAGCGCGATTCGGACGGCTTCGTCCGCAACATCACCCGCGACGTCCCCGAAGCGCCGGTCGACACGCTCAACATCCGCGGCAAGCTGCTATGGACTCCGTCGGCGCTGCCCGGCTTCGAGGCGCGGGCGGGCTATACCCGTTTCGAGGGCGATGGCGCCTATATGTTCGCCTATACCGAGACGGACCGGCCCAACTTCTGGGAAGACCGCGTCAACGCGTCGGACTTTCCCAACGCCAGTTCGGTGCGTGCCGACATAGGCAATCTCGAACTCAGCTACGAGATCGCCAGCGGCCTCTCGCTGACCAGCGTCAGCAACTACAGCGAAGTGGCGATGCGCCGCTCCTATGACGGCGACGACGGTCCCGAGAGCATCGGCTATGGCGAGAATCCGGCCGACTACCAGACATGGTCGCAGGAACTGCGGCTCAACTACAAGAGCGGGCCGCTGAGCGGGCTGCTCGGCCTGTTCTATTACAACCGCGATCAGCATTCGCGGACCGCGAGCCGGACTCTGGTACCCACGCCGGGCAGCACGATCACCGCGCTGTTGATGGGCAACGGACTCGATGCCGCCACTGCGGGGTTCGTCTCCAATCTCTATGTGACCGCGTTGCCGGCGATCCCGGTGCAATATTCCTCCGACTTCCCGATGCAGGTCGAGACCTGGGCGGTGTTCGGCGACGGCAAAGTGGCGCTAACCGACCGGCTCTCGCTCCTCGGCGGCTTCCGCTACGACCGCGAGACCAATCACGTGCAGGTGACCCAGAACGCCGAATTCGCGGGCACCTTTCCCGATCCGGCGGCCTTCGGGCCGGTCGGCTCGCCGCTCTATCTGGCGGTTACGGGAATCAACATGGGCGTGCAGGGGCTGGTCAACCAGGCCTCGGGCGCGACGCCGCCGGCCAAACGCACCTTCGAGGCATTCCTGCCCAAGGCGGGTATCGAGATGCAATGGACCGACGATGTCTCGACCGCCTTCGTCGTCCAGCGTGGTTATCGCTCGGGCGGCACGACCGCCAACACCGCACGCTCCCAGGCCTTTGCCTATGATCCCGAATATACCTGGAACTACGAGCTGTCCTTCCGCTCGCAATGGCTCGACGGTCGCCTGACGCTCAACGCCAACGCCTTCTATGTCGACTGGAAGGACCAGCAGACCTCAGCGAATTTCGGACTCAACCTCTACGACTATCACACGGTCAACGCCGGCAAGTCGCATCTCTACGGTTTCGAGATCGAAGCCAGCCACCGCGTCAACCGCGCATTCGACTGGTATGCCTCGCTCGGCCATGTGCGGACCAAATTCGACGAGTTCACCACCGATGTCGGCACCGTCACCGATCTGAGCGGGATCGAATTCCCCTATACACCGCGCTGGACGCTGTCGGGCGGCGCCAATTTCCGCTTCGCCGACGGGTTCGCTTTCAACCTCAACACCAGCCATCGCAGTGCGGTGTTCACCGACGCGGTCAAGCCACAGGATGGCTCGCGCGTCGGCGCGCGTACGCTGGTCAATGCGCGGCTGGGCTACACGCAGGACAAGTGGGGCGTGTCGGTGTTCGTCAGCAACCTGCTCGACGAGCGATACATGCAATATGACGTGACCGCCCAGCGTGGCATCGCGGTGCTCGGCGCGCCGCGCGTGGTCGGCGCGGCGCTGGATCTGCGGCTTTGA
- a CDS encoding sensor histidine kinase — protein sequence MHRIAHPDVAHSLALAILASSDAPALLLDGNLAVIAASDSFYRAFALKPENVAGRPLFELGASEWDVPQLRSLLGATLSDLARIEAYEMDLKGDAAPRRLVLNARKLDYGDAQQVRLLLTICDVTEARISAKLKDDLLREKAILLQELQHRVANSLQIIASVLMQSARRVQSEEVRGHLHDAHHRVMSIATLQQQLAASRLGDVELRGYFSQLCASLGASMIHDHDRIAIAVTADHSSVNADISVSLGLIVTELVINALKHAFPGDRSGKILVDYHAHGPDWTLSVSDNGVGTAEALAAARPGLGTSIVEALANQLDAAVETEGGYPGTTVSITHTELSVV from the coding sequence ATGCATCGAATTGCTCATCCCGACGTCGCGCACAGCCTGGCGCTGGCGATCCTCGCCTCCTCCGATGCGCCTGCGCTGCTGCTCGACGGCAACCTCGCCGTCATTGCCGCCAGCGACTCCTTCTATCGCGCCTTCGCGCTCAAGCCGGAAAATGTGGCCGGGCGCCCGCTGTTCGAGCTCGGCGCGAGCGAGTGGGACGTGCCGCAACTCCGCTCGCTACTCGGCGCCACCCTTTCGGATCTCGCCAGGATTGAAGCCTATGAGATGGATCTCAAGGGCGACGCCGCGCCACGCCGCCTCGTCCTCAATGCCCGGAAGCTCGACTATGGTGATGCCCAGCAGGTCCGCCTGCTCCTGACGATCTGCGATGTCACCGAGGCGCGGATCAGCGCAAAGCTGAAGGACGACCTGCTGCGTGAGAAGGCGATCCTGCTTCAGGAGCTTCAGCATCGCGTCGCCAATAGCCTTCAGATCATCGCCAGTGTGCTGATGCAGAGTGCGCGGCGGGTGCAGTCCGAGGAGGTGCGGGGCCATCTCCACGACGCGCATCACCGGGTGATGTCGATCGCCACCCTCCAGCAGCAATTGGCGGCGTCGCGATTGGGGGATGTGGAACTCCGCGGCTATTTCAGCCAGCTCTGCGCGAGCCTTGGTGCATCAATGATCCACGATCATGATCGGATCGCTATCGCGGTGACCGCCGATCACAGCAGCGTGAATGCAGACATCTCCGTCAGCCTCGGACTGATCGTCACCGAGCTTGTGATCAATGCGCTCAAGCACGCTTTCCCGGGCGACCGCAGTGGTAAGATCCTCGTCGATTATCACGCGCATGGACCGGATTGGACCCTGTCGGTCAGCGATAATGGCGTTGGAACGGCCGAAGCGTTGGCGGCGGCAAGACCGGGCCTCGGCACCAGCATCGTCGAGGCACTCGCCAACCAACTTGACGCTGCCGTTGAGACCGAGGGTGGGTATCCTGGAACGACGGTCTCGATCACGCATACCGAGTTGTCGGTCGTCTGA